Proteins from one Streptomyces sp. NBC_00390 genomic window:
- a CDS encoding NTP transferase domain-containing protein, translating into MTEYDAIVLAGGAAERLGGADKPALSVGGRALLDRVLGVCRGARRTIVVGGRRATSHPVLWAREEPPGGGPLAGLDAGVRAAGTPIVLVLSADLPFLGERTVRELVGTLEAADTGRDAVLLTDPDGCDQPLVAAYRTESLRRELALLAAEHGSLSGLPLRLLTHELDVARIETDPLASFDCDTWEDISAARARIREHGNVLDEWITAVKDELGIELDVDTRLLLDLARDAAHGVARPAAPLTTFLVGYAAAKADGGPEAVAEAARKAAALAHRWAEEAEAG; encoded by the coding sequence ATTACCGAGTACGACGCCATCGTGCTCGCCGGAGGCGCCGCCGAGCGGCTGGGCGGGGCCGACAAACCGGCGCTGAGCGTGGGCGGACGGGCCCTGCTCGACCGGGTGCTCGGGGTGTGCCGTGGCGCCCGGCGCACCATCGTCGTCGGCGGTCGCCGGGCCACCTCGCACCCTGTCCTATGGGCGCGCGAGGAGCCTCCCGGCGGCGGGCCGCTGGCCGGACTCGATGCGGGAGTGCGCGCGGCCGGGACCCCGATCGTGCTGGTGCTCTCGGCCGATCTGCCGTTCCTGGGGGAGCGGACCGTGCGCGAGCTCGTCGGGACCCTGGAGGCCGCGGACACCGGCCGGGACGCGGTCCTGCTGACCGATCCGGACGGCTGCGACCAGCCCTTGGTCGCCGCGTACCGTACGGAGTCGCTACGGCGTGAACTGGCTCTTCTCGCGGCCGAGCACGGCAGCCTCTCCGGCCTGCCGCTGCGTCTGCTGACCCACGAACTCGATGTCGCCCGGATCGAGACCGACCCGCTCGCCTCCTTCGACTGCGACACCTGGGAGGACATCTCCGCAGCCCGGGCCCGTATCAGAGAGCATGGGAACGTGCTGGACGAATGGATCACCGCAGTCAAGGACGAACTCGGCATCGAGCTGGACGTCGACACCCGACTTCTTCTCGACCTCGCCCGCGACGCCGCGCACGGCGTCGCGCGCCCCGCCGCGCCGCTCACCACCTTCCTGGTGGGCTATGCGGCGGCCAAGGCCGACGGCGGACCCGAGGCGGTCGCCGAGGCCGCCCGCAAGGCCGCCGCGCTAGCCCATCGCTGGGCCGAGGAGGCCGAAGCCGGATGA
- a CDS encoding dihydrolipoamide acetyltransferase family protein, with product MAQVLEFKLPDLGEGLTEAEIVRWLVAVGDVVAIDQPVVEVETAKAMVEVPCPYGGVVTARFGEEGTELPVGAPLLTVAVGAMEPSGAPAATDAPATRSSATGDATADATESSGNVLVGYGTGAPAARRRRIRPAAPAAAVSAPAPAPLVVPPAAPVQAPVLAPGHGAQGGPVAVISPLVRKLAREHGLDLRRLTGSGPDGLILRADVEQAVRATAAPVTPQATPAAAAGGAQGERVPLRGVRGAVADKLSRSRREIPDATCWVDADATELMAARAAMNASGGPKISLIALLARICTAALARYPELNSTVDLDAREIVRLSEVHLGFAAQTERGLVVPVVKDAHSRSAESLTAEFVRLTEAARQGSLTPAELTGGTFTLNNYGVFGVDGSTPIINHPEAAMLGVGRIVPKPWVHQGELAVRQVVQLSLTFDHRVCDGGTAGGFLRYVADCVEHPSVLLRTL from the coding sequence ATGGCGCAGGTGCTCGAGTTCAAGCTGCCGGACCTCGGCGAAGGGCTGACCGAGGCCGAGATCGTCCGCTGGCTGGTGGCCGTGGGCGACGTCGTGGCGATCGACCAGCCGGTCGTCGAGGTGGAGACCGCCAAGGCCATGGTGGAGGTGCCGTGCCCGTACGGCGGCGTGGTCACCGCGCGGTTCGGCGAGGAGGGTACGGAGCTGCCCGTCGGCGCCCCCCTGCTCACCGTGGCGGTGGGCGCCATGGAGCCGTCCGGAGCGCCCGCAGCCACGGACGCCCCGGCCACGCGCTCCTCCGCGACCGGTGACGCGACAGCTGACGCGACGGAGTCATCTGGAAACGTGCTGGTCGGCTACGGAACGGGAGCGCCCGCGGCCCGTCGGCGCCGTATCCGCCCGGCCGCGCCCGCGGCCGCCGTCTCGGCGCCCGCCCCCGCGCCGCTGGTCGTGCCTCCGGCCGCACCGGTTCAGGCGCCGGTTCTCGCACCGGGCCACGGCGCGCAGGGTGGACCGGTGGCCGTCATCTCGCCGCTGGTGCGCAAGCTCGCCCGCGAGCACGGCCTCGACCTGCGCCGGCTGACCGGTTCGGGACCTGATGGTCTGATCCTGCGCGCCGATGTCGAGCAGGCCGTGCGCGCCACAGCGGCACCGGTGACGCCGCAGGCCACCCCGGCCGCCGCGGCGGGCGGTGCCCAGGGTGAGCGCGTCCCGCTGCGCGGTGTACGCGGCGCGGTGGCCGACAAGCTCTCCCGCAGCCGGCGCGAGATCCCCGACGCCACCTGCTGGGTCGACGCGGACGCGACCGAGCTGATGGCGGCGCGGGCGGCGATGAACGCCTCGGGCGGGCCGAAGATCTCGCTGATCGCACTGCTCGCCCGGATCTGTACCGCCGCGCTCGCCCGGTACCCGGAGCTCAACTCCACGGTGGACCTGGACGCACGCGAGATCGTGCGGCTGTCCGAGGTGCATCTCGGGTTCGCGGCACAGACCGAGCGCGGTCTGGTCGTTCCGGTCGTGAAGGATGCGCACAGCCGCTCGGCGGAGTCGCTCACCGCCGAATTCGTCCGGCTGACAGAGGCGGCCCGGCAGGGGTCGCTGACCCCGGCGGAGCTGACCGGCGGGACGTTCACACTGAACAACTACGGAGTGTTCGGCGTCGACGGCTCCACGCCGATCATCAACCACCCGGAGGCCGCGATGCTCGGCGTCGGCCGGATCGTGCCGAAGCCGTGGGTGCACCAAGGCGAACTGGCCGTACGCCAGGTCGTCCAGCTCTCGCTCACCTTCGACCACCGGGTCTGCGACGGCGGCACCGCGGGCGGGTTCCTGCGGTATGTCGCCGATTGCGTGGAGCATCCCTCGGTGCTGCTGCGCACCCTGTAG
- a CDS encoding alpha-ketoacid dehydrogenase subunit beta → MTTAAVKPATMAQALQRAMRDAMAEDPTVHVMGEDVGTLGGVFRVTDGLAKEFGDDRCTDTPLAEAGILGTAVGMAMYGLRPVVEMQFDAFAYPAFEQLISHVARMRNRTRGGTPLPITVRVPYGGGIGGVEHHSDSSEAYYMATPGLHVVMPATVDDAYGLLRAAIASDDPVVFLEPKRLYWSKAQWSPEAPTAVEPIGKAVVRRSGRSATLITYGPSVPVCMEAAEAAAAEGWDLEVVDLRSLVPFDDETVCASVRRTGRAVVVHESNGFGGPGGEIAARVTERCFHHLEAPVLRVAGFDIPYPPPMLERHHLPGVDRVLDAVARLQWEAES, encoded by the coding sequence ATGACCACGGCCGCGGTGAAGCCCGCGACGATGGCCCAGGCCCTGCAGCGTGCGATGCGCGACGCGATGGCCGAGGATCCGACCGTTCATGTCATGGGCGAGGACGTCGGCACTCTGGGCGGCGTCTTCCGGGTCACGGACGGGCTCGCCAAGGAGTTCGGCGACGACCGGTGCACGGACACTCCGCTTGCCGAGGCCGGCATCCTCGGCACGGCCGTCGGCATGGCGATGTACGGGCTGCGGCCGGTCGTCGAGATGCAGTTCGACGCCTTCGCCTATCCGGCGTTCGAGCAGCTGATCAGCCATGTCGCCCGGATGCGCAACCGCACCCGGGGCGGCACGCCCCTGCCGATCACCGTGCGTGTGCCGTACGGCGGCGGGATCGGCGGCGTGGAGCACCACAGCGACTCCTCCGAGGCCTACTACATGGCGACTCCGGGGCTCCATGTCGTCATGCCCGCGACCGTGGACGACGCGTACGGGCTGCTGCGGGCTGCTATCGCCTCGGACGACCCTGTGGTCTTCCTGGAGCCGAAGCGGCTGTACTGGTCGAAGGCGCAGTGGTCACCCGAGGCACCGACGGCGGTCGAGCCCATCGGCAAGGCCGTGGTGCGCCGCTCCGGCCGCAGCGCCACGCTGATCACCTACGGTCCGTCCGTCCCCGTCTGCATGGAGGCCGCCGAGGCGGCCGCAGCCGAGGGCTGGGACCTGGAGGTGGTCGATCTGCGCTCGCTCGTTCCCTTCGACGACGAGACGGTCTGCGCATCCGTGCGGCGCACGGGCCGGGCGGTCGTCGTCCATGAGTCGAACGGCTTCGGCGGCCCCGGCGGAGAGATCGCCGCGCGGGTCACCGAGCGCTGTTTCCACCACCTGGAGGCGCCGGTGCTGCGCGTCGCCGGGTTCGACATCCCCTATCCGCCGCCGATGCTGGAGCGGCATCATCTGCCGGGCGTGGACCGTGTGCTCGACGCGGTGGCACGGCTGCAGTGGGAGGCGGAAAGCTGA
- the pdhA gene encoding pyruvate dehydrogenase (acetyl-transferring) E1 component subunit alpha, with the protein MTVQELPGAAAAYRPTPPPAWQPRTDPAPLLPDPEPYRVLGTEAAAGADPELLLRLYAELVRGRRYNAQATALTKQGRLAVYPSTTGQEACEVAAALALQEQDWLFPSYRDTLAAVARGLDPVQALTLLRGDWHTGYDPHEHRIAPLCTPLATQLPHAVGLAHAARLKGDDVVALAMVGDGGTSEGDFHEALNFAAVWKAPVVFLVQNNGFAISVPLAKQTAAPSLAHKAVGYGMPGRLVDGNDVAAVHEVLSDAMSRARRGGGPTLIEAITYRIEAHTNADDATRYRGDNEVETWRQHDPIQLLERELTERGLLDDDAKQAAADAAEVMAAALRERMNADPALDPMDLFAHVYAEQTTQLREQAALLRAELDAEGEAR; encoded by the coding sequence ATGACGGTCCAGGAGCTGCCCGGTGCCGCTGCCGCCTACCGGCCCACCCCGCCTCCGGCGTGGCAGCCCCGCACCGATCCTGCCCCCCTGCTCCCCGACCCGGAGCCGTATCGCGTGCTCGGCACGGAGGCAGCTGCCGGGGCCGACCCCGAGCTGCTCCTGCGCCTGTACGCGGAGCTGGTGCGCGGCCGTCGGTACAACGCCCAGGCGACCGCCCTGACCAAGCAGGGCCGGCTCGCCGTCTACCCGTCGACCACGGGGCAGGAGGCCTGCGAGGTCGCCGCAGCGCTGGCGCTTCAGGAGCAGGACTGGCTCTTCCCCAGCTACCGCGACACCCTCGCGGCCGTGGCACGCGGACTCGACCCCGTGCAGGCCCTCACCCTGCTGCGCGGCGACTGGCACACCGGCTACGACCCGCATGAGCACCGCATCGCGCCCCTGTGCACCCCGCTGGCGACCCAGCTGCCCCACGCCGTCGGTCTGGCGCACGCCGCCCGTCTCAAGGGCGACGACGTCGTGGCGCTGGCCATGGTCGGCGACGGCGGCACCAGCGAGGGCGACTTCCACGAGGCGCTGAACTTCGCCGCCGTCTGGAAGGCCCCTGTCGTCTTCCTCGTCCAGAACAACGGCTTCGCGATCTCCGTACCGCTGGCCAAGCAGACCGCAGCGCCCTCCCTGGCCCACAAGGCCGTCGGGTACGGCATGCCGGGCCGGCTCGTCGACGGCAACGACGTGGCCGCCGTGCACGAAGTGCTGAGCGACGCCATGTCCCGCGCCAGGCGGGGCGGCGGCCCGACCCTGATCGAGGCCATCACGTACCGCATCGAGGCCCACACGAATGCCGACGACGCGACCCGCTACCGCGGTGACAACGAGGTCGAGACCTGGCGGCAGCACGATCCGATCCAGCTCCTGGAGCGGGAGCTGACGGAGCGGGGACTGCTGGACGACGACGCCAAGCAGGCCGCGGCCGACGCGGCCGAGGTCATGGCCGCCGCACTGCGCGAGCGGATGAACGCCGATCCGGCGCTGGACCCGATGGACCTGTTCGCGCATGTCTACGCCGAGCAGACGACCCAGCTCCGTGAGCAGGCGGCGCTGCTGCGGGCCGAGCTGGACGCAGAGGGAGAAGCACGATGA
- a CDS encoding Lrp/AsnC family transcriptional regulator, which yields MAESGDRAEQTPPARALDSIDRDILRMLQVDGRASIRSVAERVHVSRANAYARINRLIDDGVIRGFSARVDHERAGQGASAYITLKIVQNSWRTVREQLQALPGAAHIALVSGDFDVLLLVHTPDNRTLRELVLTRLQAIPEVLSTRTLLVFEETDLDPVPGPLPGTGTGTTTGSRLAPEDEPLP from the coding sequence ATGGCCGAGAGCGGGGACCGCGCGGAGCAGACGCCGCCTGCCCGCGCGCTCGATTCGATCGACCGGGACATCCTGCGCATGCTCCAGGTGGACGGCCGCGCCTCGATCCGATCCGTGGCCGAGCGGGTGCATGTCTCCCGCGCGAATGCGTATGCCCGTATCAACCGTCTGATCGACGACGGCGTGATCCGCGGCTTCAGCGCGCGCGTCGACCACGAGCGCGCCGGGCAGGGCGCATCCGCCTACATCACGCTCAAGATCGTGCAGAACTCCTGGCGGACGGTGCGCGAGCAGTTGCAGGCACTGCCGGGCGCCGCGCACATCGCACTGGTCAGCGGGGATTTCGACGTCCTGCTGCTGGTGCACACCCCGGACAACCGCACCCTGCGCGAACTGGTCCTGACCAGGCTCCAGGCCATTCCGGAAGTGCTGTCGACCCGCACGCTGCTGGTCTTCGAGGAGACCGATCTCGACCCGGTGCCCGGCCCTCTGCCGGGGACGGGGACGGGGACGACCACTGGTTCCCGACTTGCCCCGGAGGACGAGCCACTGCCGTAG
- a CDS encoding TetR/AcrR family transcriptional regulator produces the protein MTTARRDTYTPETLLTVAVGVFNERGYDGTSMEHLSKAAGISKSSIYHHVAGKEELLRRAVSRALDALFAILEEPGAVQGRAIERVEYVTRRTVEVLMAELPYVTLLLRVRGNTKTERWALERRREFDQRVSDLLKAAAADGDLRADVDIRLATRLLFGMVNSLVEWYRPHPGGSHDGDQVADTVVRLAFDGLRTDT, from the coding sequence ATGACCACCGCAAGACGGGACACATACACCCCGGAGACGCTGCTCACCGTCGCCGTGGGTGTCTTCAACGAACGCGGGTACGACGGCACGTCGATGGAGCATCTCTCCAAGGCGGCCGGTATCTCCAAGTCCTCCATCTACCACCACGTGGCGGGCAAGGAGGAACTGCTGCGCCGCGCCGTGAGCCGGGCCCTCGACGCGCTGTTCGCGATCCTCGAGGAGCCGGGCGCCGTGCAGGGCCGGGCCATCGAGCGCGTCGAGTACGTCACCCGGCGCACGGTCGAGGTGCTGATGGCCGAGCTGCCGTATGTGACGCTGCTGCTGCGTGTGCGGGGCAACACGAAGACGGAGCGGTGGGCTTTGGAGCGCCGCCGCGAGTTCGACCAGCGGGTGTCCGACCTGCTGAAGGCGGCGGCGGCTGACGGCGATCTGCGGGCCGATGTGGACATCCGGCTGGCGACGCGTCTGCTGTTCGGCATGGTGAACTCGCTCGTCGAGTGGTACCGCCCGCATCCGGGCGGCAGCCACGACGGGGACCAGGTGGCCGACACGGTCGTCCGGCTTGCCTTCGACGGACTGCGTACGGACACCTGA
- a CDS encoding 3-hydroxyacyl-CoA dehydrogenase: MTAIDKSRTVAVVGTGTMGQGIAQVALVAGHPVRLYDAAPGRAAEAADAVGARLDRLVDKGRLAAAERDAARARLIPAAELTELADAALVIEAILEQLPVKQELFGALEKIVADDCLLATNTSSLSVTAIGGALRVPGRFVGLHFFNPAPLLPLVEVVSGFATEESAATRAYETAKAWGKTPVRCTDTPGFIVNRVARPFYAEAFAVYEERVADPATIDAVLRESGGFRMGPFELTDLIGQDVNEAVTRSVWESFFQSSKFTPSLAQRRLVESGRHGRKSGHGWFSYAEGAERPRPRTEPPAPAPRNVIVHGDLGPAEPLAGMIERAGIQVRHKPEGACIALPGGAQLRLVDGEAAFEYEDGIVYFDLALDYEKATRIALTASQDTLRTMPGAVQEAVGLFQALGKDVSLIGDVPGMIVARTVAMLVDVAVDAVERGVASAEDIDTAMRLGVNYPAGPLEWAGKLGFDWVCDVLGSLHDRYPTGRYAPCPGSTRRAFSSIEEESG; this comes from the coding sequence ATGACCGCCATCGATAAGAGTCGTACCGTCGCCGTGGTCGGCACGGGGACCATGGGGCAGGGCATCGCCCAGGTCGCCCTCGTCGCAGGCCATCCCGTACGTCTCTACGACGCCGCGCCCGGACGGGCCGCGGAGGCGGCCGACGCCGTCGGTGCCCGCCTGGACCGGCTGGTCGACAAGGGCCGGCTGGCCGCCGCCGAACGCGACGCGGCCCGAGCTCGGCTGATTCCCGCCGCCGAACTCACCGAGCTCGCCGACGCTGCCCTCGTGATCGAGGCGATCCTCGAGCAGCTCCCGGTCAAGCAGGAGCTCTTCGGCGCGCTGGAGAAGATCGTCGCCGACGACTGCCTGCTCGCGACCAACACCTCCTCGCTCTCCGTCACCGCCATCGGCGGCGCCCTGCGAGTGCCCGGGCGTTTCGTCGGACTGCACTTCTTCAACCCCGCACCGCTGCTGCCCCTGGTCGAGGTCGTCAGCGGCTTCGCCACCGAGGAGAGCGCCGCCACGCGTGCCTACGAGACCGCGAAGGCATGGGGCAAAACGCCGGTGCGATGCACCGACACCCCCGGCTTCATCGTCAACCGTGTCGCCCGGCCCTTCTACGCGGAGGCCTTCGCCGTGTACGAGGAGCGGGTCGCGGATCCCGCCACCATCGACGCGGTGCTGCGCGAGAGCGGCGGCTTCCGGATGGGCCCGTTCGAGCTCACCGACCTGATCGGCCAGGACGTCAACGAGGCGGTCACCCGTTCCGTGTGGGAGTCGTTCTTCCAGAGCTCGAAGTTCACGCCCTCGCTCGCCCAGCGCCGGCTCGTGGAGTCGGGTCGTCACGGCCGGAAGTCGGGCCACGGCTGGTTCTCGTACGCGGAGGGGGCCGAGCGCCCCCGGCCGCGCACCGAACCGCCCGCTCCGGCCCCGCGCAACGTGATCGTCCACGGTGACCTCGGGCCCGCCGAACCCCTGGCCGGGATGATCGAACGGGCGGGGATTCAGGTCCGCCACAAGCCCGAGGGGGCCTGCATAGCCCTGCCCGGGGGCGCGCAGCTGCGGCTCGTGGACGGAGAAGCCGCCTTCGAGTACGAGGACGGCATCGTCTACTTCGATCTCGCCCTGGACTACGAAAAGGCGACCAGGATCGCGCTGACCGCCTCGCAGGACACCTTGAGGACCATGCCGGGCGCCGTCCAGGAGGCCGTCGGTCTCTTCCAGGCGCTCGGCAAGGACGTCTCCCTCATCGGCGACGTACCGGGCATGATCGTCGCCCGTACGGTCGCGATGCTGGTGGATGTCGCGGTGGACGCGGTCGAGCGCGGTGTCGCCTCGGCCGAGGACATCGACACCGCGATGCGGCTCGGCGTGAACTACCCCGCAGGGCCCCTGGAGTGGGCCGGGAAGCTGGGCTTCGACTGGGTCTGCGACGTGCTCGGCTCCCTTCACGACCGCTACCCCACCGGGCGGTACGCGCCGTGCCCCGGCTCCACACGCCGCGCCTTCTCCTCGATCGAGGAGGAGAGCGGATGA
- the paaN gene encoding phenylacetic acid degradation protein PaaN, whose translation MQLTETHRPTLDQALEAIRTRAYWSPHPEHPKAYGESAPADGLAAFEALRGTRFDLDQPGTDGWTGGEVSPYGPELGIEYPHPDLDVLLPAMRAGMAAWREAGPETRALVCLEILARISARTHEFAHAVMHTSGQAFMMAFQAGGPHAQDRGLEAVAYAYTEQIRTPAAADWSKPQGKRDPLELRKTFTTAGRGIALVIGCNTFPTWNGYPGLFASLATGNPVLVKPHPRAVLPLALTVRVAREVLAEAGFDPNLVALAVEEPGEGIAKTLAVRPEIKIIDYTGSTEFGDWLEANARQALVYTEKAGVNTVVVDSTDNYKGMLSNLAFSLSLYSGQMCTTPQNVLIPRDGIATDAGPRTYDEVAADLAAAVGGLLGDDARANGLLGALVNPDVKARLDAAADLGEVALASREVVNPEFPGATVRTPVIVKLDGARKLWESPDAEVAYLSECFGPVSFVVAVDSTADAVDLLRRTVRDKGAMTVGAYTTSAETERAIEDVCLEESAQLSLNLTGGVYVNQTAAFSDFHGSGGNPAANAALCDGAFVSNRFRVVEVRRQA comes from the coding sequence ATGCAGCTGACCGAGACCCACCGGCCCACGCTCGACCAGGCCCTCGAAGCGATCCGCACGCGCGCCTACTGGTCCCCCCACCCGGAGCACCCCAAGGCGTACGGCGAGAGTGCCCCGGCCGACGGCCTCGCGGCCTTCGAAGCCCTGCGCGGCACCCGCTTCGACCTGGACCAGCCGGGCACGGACGGCTGGACCGGCGGCGAAGTCTCGCCGTACGGCCCGGAGTTGGGTATCGAGTACCCCCACCCCGATCTCGACGTCCTGCTGCCCGCGATGCGCGCGGGCATGGCCGCCTGGCGCGAGGCGGGACCGGAGACCCGGGCCCTGGTCTGCCTGGAGATCCTGGCCAGGATCAGCGCCCGCACCCATGAGTTCGCGCACGCGGTGATGCACACCAGCGGGCAGGCCTTCATGATGGCGTTCCAGGCAGGCGGCCCGCACGCCCAGGACCGCGGCCTGGAGGCCGTGGCCTACGCGTACACGGAGCAGATCCGCACCCCCGCGGCGGCCGACTGGTCCAAGCCGCAGGGCAAGCGCGACCCTCTCGAGCTGCGCAAGACCTTCACCACGGCGGGCCGCGGCATCGCCCTGGTGATCGGCTGCAACACCTTCCCGACGTGGAACGGCTACCCCGGCCTGTTCGCCTCTCTGGCCACCGGAAACCCGGTCCTGGTCAAGCCGCATCCGCGCGCGGTGCTGCCGCTGGCCCTCACGGTGCGCGTGGCGCGCGAGGTGCTCGCCGAGGCCGGCTTCGACCCGAATCTGGTCGCTCTCGCCGTCGAGGAGCCCGGTGAGGGGATCGCGAAGACCCTCGCCGTCCGCCCCGAGATCAAGATCATCGACTACACCGGTTCGACCGAGTTCGGTGACTGGCTGGAGGCCAACGCCCGCCAGGCACTGGTCTACACGGAGAAGGCCGGCGTCAACACGGTGGTCGTGGACTCCACCGACAACTACAAGGGGATGCTCTCCAACCTGGCCTTCTCGCTGTCCCTGTACAGCGGCCAGATGTGCACCACCCCGCAGAACGTGCTGATCCCCAGGGACGGCATTGCCACGGACGCCGGACCCAGGACGTACGACGAGGTGGCAGCCGACCTCGCGGCCGCTGTGGGCGGCCTGCTCGGCGACGACGCCCGGGCGAACGGTCTGCTCGGCGCGCTGGTCAACCCTGATGTGAAGGCCCGCCTCGATGCGGCGGCCGACCTCGGCGAGGTGGCCCTAGCCTCGCGTGAGGTCGTGAACCCGGAGTTCCCGGGCGCGACCGTGCGGACCCCGGTCATCGTCAAGCTCGACGGCGCCCGCAAGCTCTGGGAGTCGCCGGACGCCGAGGTGGCGTATCTGTCGGAGTGCTTCGGCCCGGTGTCGTTCGTGGTCGCCGTGGACTCCACGGCGGACGCCGTGGATCTGCTGCGGCGCACGGTCCGCGACAAGGGCGCGATGACCGTCGGTGCCTACACGACGTCGGCGGAGACCGAGCGCGCGATCGAGGATGTCTGCCTGGAGGAGTCGGCGCAGCTCTCGCTGAACCTGACGGGCGGGGTGTACGTCAACCAGACGGCGGCGTTCTCCGACTTCCATGGCTCGGGCGGAAACCCGGCGGCGAACGCGGCGCTGTGCGACGGCGCCTTCGTCTCCAACCGCTTCCGTGTGGTGGAGGTCCGGCGCCAGGCCTGA
- a CDS encoding TrmH family RNA methyltransferase yields MTEEPVQYDEGYGPEIGVGPHPLPWPQDRRYDPELLADGDRRNVVDQYRYWTREAIVADLDTRRHGFHVAVENWGHDFNIGSVVRTANAFLAKEIHIVGRRRWNRRGAMVTDRYQHVRHHPDTESLTQWAAAEDLPIIGIDNLPGAVPLERTELPRRCVLLFGQEGPGLTEEARKHAAMVCSIAQFGSTRSINAGAAAAIAMHAWVQRHADVPPPSQPS; encoded by the coding sequence ATGACCGAAGAACCCGTCCAGTACGACGAGGGCTACGGCCCCGAGATCGGCGTCGGGCCGCACCCGCTGCCCTGGCCGCAGGACCGGCGGTACGACCCCGAGCTGCTGGCCGACGGCGACCGCCGCAATGTCGTCGACCAGTACCGGTACTGGACGCGCGAGGCCATCGTCGCCGACCTGGACACGCGGAGGCACGGCTTCCACGTGGCCGTGGAGAACTGGGGTCACGACTTCAACATCGGGTCGGTGGTGCGCACCGCCAACGCGTTCCTCGCCAAGGAGATCCACATCGTGGGTCGCCGGCGCTGGAACCGGCGCGGCGCCATGGTCACCGACCGCTATCAGCATGTGCGCCATCACCCCGACACGGAGTCGCTGACGCAGTGGGCCGCCGCCGAGGATCTGCCGATCATCGGGATCGACAACCTGCCCGGGGCCGTGCCCCTGGAGCGCACCGAGCTGCCCCGGCGCTGTGTGCTGCTGTTCGGCCAGGAGGGGCCCGGGCTGACCGAGGAGGCACGTAAGCACGCCGCGATGGTCTGCTCGATCGCCCAGTTCGGGTCGACACGATCGATCAACGCCGGTGCGGCCGCGGCGATCGCGATGCACGCCTGGGTGCAGCGGCATGCGGACGTACCGCCCCCGTCGCAGCCGAGCTGA
- a CDS encoding HTTM domain-containing protein — protein MSTAAEGTTTDRGTTTGSGTDRGSGRTETHKIARAVQRITSTALGPHQSAVVRIGFGVTWLLFLLRELPHRHQLYGPEAPWSHAMAEQLIAGNDAFTVLLWSDGRLWFEFVYGISVLSSMLLMLGWHTRAVSAVFMVCVLSLQNRSIFVGDGGDNVIHLMAIYLVLTRCAQVWSLDARRIERSGGRSAAGRMGPVLWTVLGVLLFIGTVVGRVGGEWWLFALFWTLWTVQGVWWVVTRHAADSEPRVFLDVLANLVHNAGLVLIMAEVCLIYATAGWYKIQGSRWQDGTALYYPLKLDYFTPWPALSDLLVASGVLVTLLTYGTVLAQVAFPFTLFNRRVKNVLLVGMMLEHAAIAVLLGLPFFSLAMIAADAVFLPTAFLLWLGGRVSRGRAGVLARVDIPRQLRRGSDDRHRTLVG, from the coding sequence GTGAGCACTGCCGCCGAGGGCACGACGACGGATCGAGGCACGACTACGGGATCGGGGACGGACCGCGGATCGGGCCGGACGGAGACCCACAAGATCGCCCGCGCCGTCCAGCGCATCACCTCCACGGCCCTCGGCCCGCACCAGAGTGCCGTCGTGCGGATCGGCTTCGGGGTGACGTGGCTGCTGTTCCTGCTGCGCGAGCTGCCGCACCGGCATCAGCTCTACGGGCCCGAGGCGCCGTGGAGCCATGCCATGGCCGAGCAGCTGATCGCGGGCAACGACGCCTTCACCGTGCTCCTCTGGTCGGACGGCCGGCTCTGGTTCGAGTTCGTCTACGGCATATCCGTGCTGTCGAGCATGCTGCTGATGCTCGGCTGGCACACCCGCGCCGTGTCCGCGGTCTTCATGGTCTGCGTGCTGTCGCTCCAGAACCGCTCGATCTTCGTGGGGGACGGCGGTGACAATGTCATCCACCTCATGGCGATCTATCTGGTGCTCACCCGCTGTGCACAGGTGTGGTCCCTGGACGCCCGGCGGATCGAACGCTCGGGCGGACGGAGCGCGGCGGGGCGGATGGGCCCGGTCCTGTGGACCGTCCTCGGTGTGCTGCTCTTCATCGGCACCGTCGTGGGCCGGGTCGGCGGTGAGTGGTGGCTCTTCGCCCTGTTCTGGACGCTGTGGACCGTCCAGGGTGTGTGGTGGGTGGTGACGCGTCACGCGGCGGACAGCGAGCCGCGTGTCTTCCTCGACGTCCTGGCCAATCTCGTCCACAACGCGGGTCTTGTCCTGATCATGGCCGAGGTCTGTCTGATCTACGCGACCGCCGGCTGGTACAAGATCCAGGGCTCGCGCTGGCAGGACGGCACCGCGCTCTACTACCCGCTCAAGCTCGACTACTTCACTCCCTGGCCCGCCCTCTCCGACCTGCTCGTGGCCAGCGGCGTGCTGGTGACGCTGCTCACCTACGGCACGGTCCTCGCGCAGGTCGCGTTCCCCTTCACGCTCTTCAACCGGCGCGTCAAGAACGTCCTGCTGGTCGGCATGATGCTCGAGCATGCGGCCATCGCGGTCCTGCTCGGACTGCCGTTCTTCTCGCTCGCCATGATTGCCGCGGACGCGGTCTTCCTTCCCACCGCCTTCCTGCTGTGGCTCGGCGGAAGAGTGTCGCGCGGACGGGCCGGGGTCCTCGCGCGTGTGGACATCCCACGTCAGCTCCGGCGGGGGAGCGACGACCGGCACCGTACGCTCGTCGGGTGA